One Lytechinus pictus isolate F3 Inbred chromosome 12, Lp3.0, whole genome shotgun sequence genomic region harbors:
- the LOC135156085 gene encoding TWiK family of potassium channels protein 7-like — translation MGDYNVRNSFPLDDFYDDNEFEAPPKYSLVEKKEPVVAQTVIVEEQVEPMEEEPLEEAPSEFEEEEPPKEPSMLRIVLHHCLTNGGLIIFLVAYTCMGAAVFQRLEAPLEKSKFLKLVMDRQTNRSEFLNNIKSQLPLAFSDEATWREMTSDYLERYEHALGVIVVEKEENPLSSWNFYGSMFFATTVLTTIGKLLQRLVHLSCRNGAMLGKTGTP, via the coding sequence ATGGGTGACTACAACGTGAGGAACAGCTTCCCGTTGGACGACTTTTACGATGACAACGAATTCGAAGCACCGCCTAAGTATAGCCTGGTGGAAAAGAAGGAGCCGGTGGTGGCTCAGACGGTGATCGTGGAGGAGCAGGTGGAGCCGATGGAGGAGGAGCCGTTAGAAGAGGCACCGAGTGAATTTGAAGAAGAGGAACCACCCAAGGAGCCATCCATGCTCCGCATTGTCCTCCATCATTGTTTGACCAACGGCGGACTCATTATCTTTCTCGTCGCCTATACATGTATGGGCGCAGCTGTATTCCAACGACTAGAGGCTCCTTTGGAAAAGTCCAAGTTCCTGAAGCTCGTCATGGACAGGCAGACCAATCGAAGTGAATTCCTCAATAATATCAAGAGCCAACTTCCCTTGGCATTTAGTGACGAAGCCACGTGGCGAGAAATGACAAGTGATTATTTGGAGAGGTATGAACACGCCCTCGGCGTCATTGTTGTCGAAAAAGAGGAGAACCCACTTTCTAGTTGGAATTTCTATGGTTCTATGTTTTTCGCCACTACAGTACTAACAACAATTGGTAAGTTATTGCAGCGTCTGGTCCACCTGTCTTGTCGTAATGGTGCCATGCTTGGTAAGACAGGaacgccttga